The Solidesulfovibrio fructosivorans JJ] genome has a segment encoding these proteins:
- a CDS encoding alkaline phosphatase family protein — translation MPHDRKRLIVLGLDGLPLDLATSLAATGRLPNLQRLLKLHPATIEAELPELSPVNWTSFTTAANPGRHGVFGFVGIDPAAYTLGPLDATAIRVPTLPDRLSAAGLTAKIINFPCAAPVKPLNGAIIAGFPETDFSRAVYPPELANNLRLAGYRIEADTTRGAADFDGLARGLRQTLASRRAGLDMLWAGGDFDCFMLVLTETDRLFHFFFPAVAHPEHALHGAVLDLFADWDKAIGHLLDRYDSLPGEKRLIALADHGFTELVTEVDLNVWLAGKGLLKTHPGAANEWDARIAPHQTAAFALDPGRIYINIKERFARGVFHEHVAEKLARELRDELLTLSYEGEPVMEAVHLAEEIYDGPQLRRAPNLVCVGRPGMSLTGKFDRTKIFGRFGRTGCHSAHGAIWCDTAGARPATTTEAGRLVADFFNLPEQNEPAWISNAI, via the coding sequence ATGCCGCACGACCGTAAACGCCTTATCGTCCTCGGACTCGACGGCCTGCCCCTCGATCTGGCCACCTCACTGGCCGCAACCGGCAGGCTCCCCAACTTGCAACGGCTCCTTAAGCTCCACCCGGCCACCATCGAAGCCGAGCTGCCCGAACTCTCGCCCGTCAACTGGACCTCGTTTACAACCGCCGCCAACCCCGGCCGCCACGGCGTCTTCGGCTTCGTCGGCATCGATCCGGCCGCCTACACCCTGGGCCCCCTCGACGCCACGGCCATCCGCGTCCCGACCCTGCCCGACCGCTTAAGCGCCGCCGGGCTCACGGCCAAGATCATCAATTTCCCCTGCGCCGCGCCGGTAAAGCCCTTAAACGGCGCGATCATCGCCGGCTTTCCCGAAACCGATTTTTCCCGGGCCGTTTATCCGCCCGAACTGGCCAACAACCTGCGCCTGGCCGGCTACCGCATCGAGGCCGACACGACCAGGGGCGCGGCCGATTTCGACGGACTGGCCCGGGGGCTGCGGCAGACACTGGCCTCGCGCCGGGCCGGCCTGGACATGCTCTGGGCCGGCGGCGACTTCGATTGCTTCATGCTCGTCCTGACCGAGACGGACCGGTTGTTCCACTTCTTCTTCCCGGCCGTGGCCCATCCCGAACATGCCCTGCATGGGGCGGTCCTCGACCTCTTCGCCGACTGGGACAAGGCCATTGGCCACCTGCTCGACCGCTACGACAGCCTGCCCGGCGAAAAGCGGCTCATCGCCCTGGCCGACCACGGCTTCACCGAACTTGTGACCGAAGTGGACCTCAACGTCTGGCTGGCCGGAAAGGGGTTGCTCAAAACCCATCCCGGAGCGGCAAACGAGTGGGACGCCCGCATCGCCCCGCACCAGACCGCCGCCTTCGCCCTGGACCCGGGCCGCATCTACATCAACATCAAGGAGCGCTTCGCCCGGGGCGTCTTTCACGAGCATGTGGCCGAAAAGCTGGCCCGGGAGCTGCGCGACGAACTGCTGACCCTGAGCTACGAAGGCGAACCCGTCATGGAGGCGGTGCATCTGGCCGAGGAAATCTACGACGGTCCGCAACTGCGCCGCGCGCCCAATCTCGTCTGTGTCGGCCGGCCGGGCATGAGCCTGACCGGCAAGTTCGACCGAACGAAAATTTTCGGCCGCTTCGGCCGCACCGGCTGCCACAGCGCTCACGGGGCCATCTGGTGCGATACGGCCGGCGCGCGCCCGGCCACCACCACCGAGGCCGGACGCCTCGTGGCCGACTTCTTCAATCTTCCCGAGCAAAACGAGCCGGCATGGATTTCGAACGCGATTTGA
- a CDS encoding PP2C family protein-serine/threonine phosphatase yields MRIRTKLLIFLLALVLPPLIVVSTYAVWESQNLGQKLADGAEENLVRTAQQHLQLSLAVMRSDMRSRQHKLERSLNLVVKEAEALLIGPPRHAKPAIFDTESERQAVLPSSLVREGEEAAPLVFHAPPDMDHSVYLEDAGRLLGLEPAFTVLFPREGGVRPQGWVRLASGLGCYVPEQKELPVPPPSLDTAWHDVSQGIVRGQIKRAIGQSDGQVTATLRKGIYFPDGRLAGVAGVESPICSAAPDKKWSSLFDIQMRFLLLEARSTPAGGSALHLVGNGELQGRNLVWETPHDGQQLHPGQSPNEALLIQDIQAGRSGVRDVRLAGVPVFLAYQPLLDGLTLAVAAPRDAILAHADRAEDAIMGQTWKILSLTAAVAVLAISAVVLLAVSGSRVVTRPVAALATAAKRLAEGDLATSVSVAGRDELSDLSRAFNAMVPQLAERLVLKQDMELAMEVQQTLLPREAPVLPGLDIAAASVFCDATGGDYYDFLTYAAADGPCCDIVIGDATGHGIAAALLMTTSRALLRGCATQQVLPGAQLAKANTLLCRDTDMTGRFVTLFYLRLEAGGIAPAGKLLWARAGHDPGMLFDPKTDTFRELQGKGIALGVSPDYLYETFSCGGLLPGQVLVLATDGAWEARNGQGEMFGKERFRDVVRRYAARTSKDLVEALQQAIREYQGGAPVEDDVTVVVIKA; encoded by the coding sequence ATGCGCATCCGTACCAAGCTTTTGATTTTCCTTCTGGCGCTTGTTCTGCCGCCGTTGATCGTTGTCAGCACCTATGCCGTGTGGGAATCGCAGAATCTTGGGCAAAAACTGGCTGACGGCGCTGAGGAGAACCTTGTTCGGACGGCCCAGCAGCACCTCCAGCTCTCTTTGGCGGTCATGCGTTCGGATATGCGCAGTCGCCAGCACAAACTGGAGCGTTCCCTGAATCTTGTGGTCAAGGAAGCCGAGGCCTTGTTGATCGGCCCGCCTCGTCATGCGAAACCTGCCATCTTCGATACAGAATCTGAGCGGCAGGCCGTTTTGCCCTCAAGTCTGGTACGAGAGGGGGAAGAAGCCGCCCCGCTTGTTTTCCATGCTCCGCCCGATATGGACCACAGTGTCTATTTGGAGGATGCCGGTCGCCTGCTTGGGCTGGAGCCGGCCTTTACGGTACTTTTTCCGAGAGAGGGCGGGGTGCGCCCCCAGGGCTGGGTTCGGCTGGCTTCCGGGTTGGGCTGCTACGTTCCAGAACAAAAGGAGCTTCCTGTTCCACCCCCGTCTCTCGATACCGCTTGGCACGATGTCTCGCAGGGTATCGTGCGGGGACAAATCAAACGGGCCATTGGTCAGTCCGATGGGCAGGTCACGGCGACGTTGCGAAAAGGCATATACTTCCCGGACGGCCGACTGGCCGGGGTTGCCGGCGTCGAGTCTCCCATTTGCAGTGCAGCCCCTGATAAGAAATGGTCTTCCCTCTTCGATATCCAGATGCGGTTTTTGCTGCTGGAGGCCAGGAGTACACCGGCTGGCGGCAGTGCGTTGCATCTTGTCGGAAACGGAGAGCTCCAGGGGCGCAATCTCGTCTGGGAAACCCCGCACGATGGGCAGCAGCTGCACCCCGGACAATCCCCAAACGAGGCATTGCTCATCCAGGACATCCAGGCCGGGCGAAGCGGTGTCCGGGATGTGCGGCTTGCCGGAGTGCCTGTATTTCTCGCCTATCAGCCGCTCTTGGATGGCTTGACGCTCGCTGTCGCGGCTCCCCGGGATGCGATCCTTGCGCATGCCGACCGGGCCGAAGACGCGATCATGGGGCAAACCTGGAAAATCTTATCGTTAACGGCGGCGGTCGCCGTACTCGCCATCTCGGCCGTCGTGTTGCTGGCCGTAAGCGGCTCCAGGGTAGTGACGCGTCCGGTTGCCGCGTTAGCCACAGCCGCCAAGCGGTTGGCGGAGGGTGACTTGGCGACGAGCGTGTCGGTTGCGGGGCGCGATGAACTCAGCGACCTGTCCCGGGCTTTCAATGCGATGGTCCCGCAACTGGCCGAGCGGTTGGTGCTCAAACAGGACATGGAACTGGCCATGGAAGTGCAGCAGACCTTGCTTCCGCGTGAGGCCCCCGTTTTGCCGGGACTCGATATCGCGGCGGCGAGCGTCTTTTGCGATGCGACTGGCGGGGACTACTATGACTTTCTGACCTATGCCGCCGCGGACGGACCGTGTTGCGACATCGTCATAGGAGACGCGACCGGGCATGGCATTGCGGCGGCCCTGCTCATGACCACCAGCCGGGCTCTTTTGCGCGGGTGCGCCACACAACAGGTGTTGCCCGGGGCGCAACTCGCCAAAGCCAATACCCTGCTCTGCCGGGATACCGATATGACGGGACGATTTGTCACCTTGTTCTACCTGCGACTGGAAGCCGGAGGGATTGCGCCAGCGGGAAAACTCCTTTGGGCAAGGGCTGGTCACGATCCTGGCATGCTGTTCGATCCGAAGACGGACACGTTCCGCGAGCTTCAGGGCAAGGGAATCGCTTTGGGCGTTTCTCCGGACTACCTCTATGAAACATTCTCTTGTGGAGGATTGCTTCCCGGCCAAGTCCTTGTCCTGGCAACGGATGGAGCCTGGGAGGCGAGAAACGGTCAGGGAGAAATGTTCGGCAAGGAGCGCTTCAGGGACGTCGTGCGTCGGTATGCCGCGAGGACATCCAAGGATCTCGTGGAGGCCTTGCAGCAGGCCATTCGGGAATACCAAGGGGGTGCGCCGGTCGAAGATGACGTGACCGTGGTGGTGATCAAAGCATAG
- a CDS encoding MFS transporter produces the protein MTQRWNFRMPPLAFDSVCAFLFHEDDTHRKQEVRPQKDTMKTKISNISLPQTVIKLGWVSFFTDVASEMLYPVVPLFLTTALGAPVVVLGIIEGVAEAIVSLMKGLSGWHCDRIGRRVPYIRWGYGLAALSKPLMALAFSWPLVFLARSIDRFGKGLRTTARDTLIADTVEASRGGKAYGFHRMMDTSGAIIGVLCSMGLLALLPGRYRTIFLIATIPGIAAVWLTFGLKERHTRNRLDTTAGACIPRQKRALPKLSKGYWITLGLLGIFAFANSSDTFLILRAKNLGLSDLQTIFAYTLFNAVYALSSYPLGLLSDRFGRWRMVVSGWMLYSIVYFGFAFSGMSAVWLLFPFYGLFMGLTEGIGKALIRDNIDEAHKGTAMGIFHMSLGFSSLAGSIVAGLLWDSISPKAPFILGGSIALLAVLLFLLSRRLIMRTAKPAPSP, from the coding sequence ATGACGCAACGATGGAACTTTCGGATGCCGCCCCTGGCCTTCGATTCCGTGTGCGCTTTCCTGTTTCATGAGGATGACACGCACCGAAAACAAGAGGTCCGCCCGCAAAAAGACACCATGAAAACGAAAATCTCCAATATCTCCCTACCCCAGACCGTCATAAAGCTGGGCTGGGTGAGCTTTTTTACGGATGTCGCCTCCGAAATGCTCTATCCCGTGGTGCCGCTTTTCCTGACCACGGCGCTCGGCGCTCCGGTTGTCGTCTTAGGCATCATCGAAGGCGTGGCCGAAGCCATCGTCAGCCTCATGAAGGGCCTTTCCGGCTGGCACTGCGACCGAATCGGGCGTCGCGTGCCCTATATTCGCTGGGGATACGGGCTGGCGGCGTTGTCGAAACCGCTCATGGCCCTGGCCTTCTCCTGGCCGCTTGTTTTTCTCGCCAGATCCATCGACCGGTTCGGGAAAGGGCTTCGCACGACCGCCCGCGACACGCTCATTGCCGATACGGTGGAGGCCTCCCGAGGAGGCAAGGCTTATGGCTTCCACCGGATGATGGACACGTCCGGAGCCATTATCGGCGTTCTTTGCAGCATGGGGTTGCTGGCGCTTCTTCCAGGGCGGTATCGGACAATATTCCTCATTGCCACGATTCCTGGCATCGCCGCTGTCTGGCTGACATTCGGCCTCAAAGAGCGGCACACACGAAATCGACTGGATACGACGGCAGGGGCCTGCATTCCCCGACAAAAGAGAGCATTGCCGAAACTTTCAAAGGGCTATTGGATCACCCTCGGCTTGCTTGGCATTTTCGCTTTTGCCAATTCCAGCGACACGTTTCTCATTTTGCGGGCAAAAAATCTCGGCCTGTCCGATCTGCAAACCATATTTGCCTACACCCTTTTCAATGCCGTCTATGCCCTCAGTTCCTACCCTCTCGGTTTGTTGAGCGATCGTTTCGGGAGATGGCGCATGGTCGTCTCCGGCTGGATGCTCTACTCCATCGTCTATTTTGGCTTTGCTTTTTCAGGGATGTCCGCCGTCTGGTTGCTGTTTCCCTTTTACGGCCTGTTCATGGGCCTCACCGAAGGCATCGGCAAGGCCCTCATTCGAGACAACATCGACGAAGCGCACAAAGGGACGGCCATGGGCATCTTTCATATGTCCCTCGGCTTTTCTTCACTAGCCGGAAGCATTGTGGCCGGGCTGCTTTGGGACAGCATCAGCCCGAAAGCTCCCTTCATACTCGGCGGCTCGATCGCTCTCCTTGCCGTATTGCTTTTTCTTCTCAGTCGTCGCCTGATCATGCGCACTGCCAAGCCGGCTCCTTCGCCATAA